A genome region from Oncorhynchus gorbuscha isolate QuinsamMale2020 ecotype Even-year linkage group LG26, OgorEven_v1.0, whole genome shotgun sequence includes the following:
- the LOC124016053 gene encoding transmembrane protein 100-like has product MLDPAMPEEPSKDPMTVPATPERAVMEKANINDHTPTVTIIAIPLVTEIQLNAATGGAELSCYRCTVPFGVVILIAGIVVTSVAYSFNSHGSTISYFGLVLLSVGLVLLALSAVCWKMRLERKKERRRESQTALVANQRSIFA; this is encoded by the coding sequence ATGCTGGATCCTGCGATGCCAGAGGAACCCAGTAAAGACCCCATGACAGTGCCAGCAACCCCAGAAAGAGCTGTCATGGAGAAGGCCAACATCAATGACCACACTCCGACTGTGACTATAATAGCTATCCCTTTGGTCACTGAAATCCAACTGAACGCGGCAACAGGTGGTGCAGAACTCTCCTGCTATCGCTGCACAGTGCCGTTTGGTGTGGTCATTCTCATTGCCGGTATTGTGGTCACTTCTGTGGCATACAGCTTCAACTCACATGGGTCCACCATCTCTTACTTTGGGCTGGTGCTACTATCTGTTGGACTGGTGCTATTGGCGCTAAGTGCGGTATGCTGGAAGATGAGActtgagagaaagaaggagagacggagggaaagCCAAACTGCACTGGTCGCAAACCAGAGGAGCATCTTTGCATGA